TTGCAAAACTCTCTTGCATGTGTTCATAGTACATGCTCATAGGTTAATGATTTGTAGAGGTAAAACAGAAAGTACAAAGGGGAGAATAACGATGGAGAAAGATGTTatcaatattcaaaatattcgTTTCAACAAGTTTcactaaaaagataaaagtcTCTGGTATATCGTAGCTAGAAAGTAATTTCTTCATGGAGGATAATCAGTGGATAATATAGTCGGGCTCACAAGCCAAAAACGAGCAAGTACATAATCTTGCCATTGCTTTGGTGAAACTAGGTATGGCAAGCAAGATTGAAGGCTTTTCTTTTAAGTATTCTTGTGAAGAATTATGAGAATAGGCAACATCTATATTAGAAATCTTTTTGCTTAACAAGTTGCAGAAGGTGAAAATTCATCCAAAAATAAGCTGTAGATATTGAGCATATGCATTTGTTTCTGAACAACCTTTCATTATCTTTCAACCGACCCCCAAATGCTCATTGTCTTTTATGCTGTTATTGGTACAGTTAGAAGCTGCAATCTAGAAACTTGAGCAATTCATAACTTTCAGTCACTGAATGTTGCTGAAATATGTCTAGTAGCAGTCTTGTGCAGAGTCAGTCTAGAGTTAAATCTTAACCCAGTACACTTCTGCAGTCGCAAAATTGTCAGGAAAGCTTATGAAACCTTAATCCAGAACATTTCTTAAGCCTGACCACCATGAATGGATATTATGGTGCAGGAAGAGGAGAAGGCGAAGTTATCAGAGATTACAGGGCTAGATCAAAAGCAGATTAATAATTGGTTTATCAACCAGCGGAAGCGGCACTGGAAACCATCCAAAGATATGAGGTTTGCTCTCATGGAAAGTGTCGGTGGTGACACAGCTGGACCAACATGCTATGGTATTGTTGGTGATGACATTGGGACATGAGGAAAACTCATGTTTGGTATCCATTCGTCATCTTCTACCAACATTATTTATGTAACTTGCATACTTGTAAAGCTATCTACTTCAAAGTTGTGTATACGCTTAAAACCCTTTGGTTCCAATTCTTACAAAGCAGTTCAGCTTCTTACTTGTGAACTAGCATTCTCCTGTATATGCCCGCATGTGCTTCATTCTATCATGCTGAAAACCTTAAATTTGAAGATGCTGCATGTATTGATCTTGTAGGAGTGCAATAGCATAAATCATTGTCGAGAAGCTTACTCGTCTCCAGGTTTTGATTAGAATAACTATCAAGAATGTTCAACCTAGTCTGCATTGTACTCAAGGCTAAAGAAAATCCTAGATAGTCAAATCTCTGCAGAAAATGGAGTTAAATCAGTTAGCAGTTTCAAACTGTCAAGGTTGCTGTCTGCTTGCGCATTGCAGTTAGCAGGACTGAACCTGTCGTAgtgttttttcatcaattaaacgATTCATTTTGtctttcatggaaaaaaaaaacccatcattgAGAGGTGGGGAAAGAAATTGGGAAAAAGCTGGTTAAATCATAGTAATCAAACTTAACCGGGTTGGTTGAGACACAGAAACCTAGCTCGAGTCACCTTTATTTTGTAAACTAGAATAGatgttgatttggtcaaatccgAGCTCAAATATGAGCAACCCGCTGAAGCTGAAAGAGTTGATTCTCAAATTAACCTAAgtcgggtttgataactataggTAAAATCCCAGTACCGCATGCAAGAATCCCCTCTCTCTTGCCCTCCCTTGTAAGCTACCAGCTGGTCCATGAATTCCATTTTATCTGGCAGATACGTTGAATTATCTACATTAttgtcaagaacaaaaaataaatgaacctcttatctatatatatgtttggGGTTGATCTTCTACAATCCGTAAACCACCACGCTCATTGAGGTAgaatctgtttttttcttggacAAGAATCAAGAACAAAAGTTTTTGCTGCTGCAGGTTGAGCTCCATAGCAAGTGATAGGGCTTCTTTCAGCAGCAGATTAAATGTAATAAAGCCCACTAGTAATAGTATGCTTCTGGGTTTCTTCTTTTTGTCCTAACAATGATACTGTTAATTAACACATTCCACTGCATGTGATATTCTTCTTGTAATGCTCATTTGGACTAATCATTTTTAGTACCAGTGCCTTAGACTTGCATATTCCTTCTGATAATGCGCCTGCCAAATCCATGTCCCCTCTTtttcatagttatcaaaccatACTATTATGTTGCCATTAACCATGATTATAGTTTGTTAAACTTGATTAgggatttataaattttaaattattaaatcatgaGATTAATCtaggtttattatttttatctaaaatgatgttgttttatgtttttttaaaattaaaaaccaagttataattttatttaaaaacacgaAATAATCTTACTGAAAAAACTTTACATTAAACTtatctttttaactttttttcaaatataaacacaagaaaacatAGCCAGTCTAATTCGGTTTAGAGCTGGATTGTTCaacctaattttattgtttttattgaaaacaatatcatttttttatatagtttttgaaattgaccTGATTGAGTTTAAAACGAGTTTGACTGAGTCAATTAAATTGCGAGTTAACCTGTCGGTTCTCTTGGATCTTTTCTTATCAGTATTAAAtcgattttaaataaaactcacTTGAATAAAGATTTGGATCgtgagtttaacaagttaacttgtcgaaataacttaaattaaggATGAAGTTATAATGTTTCTAAAAATCAgcgtttgaaaaaataatcttgttgaaaaaactaacattaaactcctcttattattttttcctcccAAATATAACACaagaaaacatagaaaatgTTTCAATGTTTTGTCTAGACAGGGAGATTTTCACATACATAAGAGGAAAACTGATCTCAAGCTTCAAGACTATGGTAGGAAAACATAGAAAATTCCCTTTTGAGGTGTTACTATGTGATGGATAGATGCATGATTGTTAGCTTTTATTTGCAGACAAAAGCTATGCCCTTTCCCGAACAAACTTTGTGTCAATTCAACAGATAAGATAGCCTTCATTTGCTGCACAACAATTTGTCAAGCAACTTAATTTGTCAATGAAATGGACTTCATTGTTATAAAGTTATTATCATTGAAGCCAGCATATTAATTAAGACACATACTAAACCTAATAATGGCAAGTGAGGGTAGAACATTGATACAATAATATGATAGAACAAtatcattctttaatattatgtGGAATCGGGTGTCTTAATTTCTTAGGTCACAAAACTGTTGAAAATGGAAACTATGATGTTGGAATGAGGAAGATGAACCTGGAAACTGTAGAACACGAGGAACCTTAAAAAACATGCTTGCTTGAATATACGCGTGTCGTGGGAcaattttgttgatttcatgGAGGCTGTCATATAGCACACATGGTtcactgttcaaaacagatcaAGCTAAATTAAGTATACCTTGTTGAGTTACTGGCTGAGataaagatgattttattcatTGAAGTTGAATAGCAGAAGGCACAAACGTGGAGAGATACAGCGAGTAGATGACAATTGTTAGACACTCAGTACACAAGATGCAATTAGATATTAATTCCCAAGctacttgctttcttttgatCAGACCTCTCATTCTGTACTCTAGTCCATGCGAACACCATCATTTTGCAACTTGGGTTGTTGCATTTCATTATCCTCCCTTCCTCAAATATTCTTAATCTTTGTGtatcttgaaataaaacagttattaaacccggtttaATACGGTCATTAATGCGGTAACCTATTGATTAGTTTAGTTCATTGATACCCTTGCAAATCCATAACTCACCCTCTCAACCAGTAAGTCATCCTTATGGATTAGTTTGGTTCATTGATACCATCCTTATGGATTAGTTTGGTTCATTGATACCCTTGCAAATCAAGAGGGTTTAGAATTGAGTTCAAGTTATAGTCTGAGCAGGGAGGGGGGATTTACAGGATTAATTTAGCGCAGAGGACCTGCCTGGAGATCATGCATCTTTGAgtatcttataaatattttttcaagccaCCAGCCACCAGATCGAGTTTGGTTATGAAACCTAATCTAGCTTGACAGGTCAACATGAAATCAGCAACATCACGTATGAGGGAGTTCCAAATATCCCACAGGCCCACCACTTCAAATCTGTCCTGAGATACTGGAAAGCTAACTCATCATGCAATCATTCATCTGTTGTGATCAGAACAAAAAACCTGCAACTTACAATTCATCCAGGAACAAGTAAGATTTGTTTCAGGAGTATCCGCGGCCCTAGATAAGCAGAATAGGCTGGAAAGAACTTCGCTTTGGAGTGAAATTTTTAGGATCCATAAATAGATATAGTGGGATGTATGAGGAAAAAAATGTAGACAATCTACTCAGCGAGTAACTTATTGAAGAAAATGAATTCGACCATGCTACCGTTTATTTATACTCAACCTCAACTGAATCACTAAAATGTTGCTTATACTGCATCTAGCTGGATACATCTTGACCACAAGGATCAAAAAATCAACAATCGACACAATGTATTCACCTAAATTCGGAATGTTCATATGATTCAGGACTTTCATCAGGAGGAGATTCATACACTTCACTGTCTTCTCCTTGAACAAACTGAAGCAAGTAATGAACTCCATCTACCACATCGTACACCATCAGTCCTATCCTACCTCCAACCCAACTGCCCAAATGACTTCCAACAAGATAACCAACACGTCCAAGCCTTTCATCACCAAGAAAACCTCCAGCATAGGCACCAACCAATGTTCCACTGCCCCTGAGGAAACCTTCTGTTATGGTACCACCATAGTAAAGAGCTTCAAAAAAGTCCCATCCAGAAGAGATAACAGGACCTACGATGCGTTTTGCTTGCTGCTTCGCCAGTTTTGCAGCCTTTGTCCCTTCTTTCTGTGCTGTTTTTGCCGCATCCTGCGGAGACATTCCCTGTCCCACTGCATCAAGTAATGAACGCTCAATTGCAAGATTCCTCGCTCTCTCAACATGAGCAGATCTGATATTGTAGACATACAACTTCACACCCTCTTTCACCGCACATGCTAGGGTTCCGGAGCCCATGTCAAAGCAGTCAAAGATTGTAAACTTCCCACTCTGGGAAGAATTATCGTCCCCAACCAGTTGCCGACACTTTTCAGCTATAAAATGTTGCCGCACATAAGCATACCATGTTGTGAAAAAAATCTCAAGCCAATACATTCAGTTTTGTTAAATTCAGATGATAATTTAAGAAACCAACTTGTTCTCTACTTCCGAAGATCCAACAATCAAGCACAGAAGGATTTAGTTAAAATCTTGACATGAGAATATTGTGATAATGTGTACAGCAAAGATAAACTCGTTGGCAGGCACACACAAACACATGCAGACAATGCGAAAGAAACCCAtacaaacattttatatatctatTGAGTATACATATTATTCACAAAACGATGATCCTGATTCTGTCCTAAGACGTATGAGCCACTTCAACAAAACAGTATTCGCTAGATGAAAATAAGAGAGATCATTAAAACTATACGAGTTAGATTTTTCACATAAGCTACATTGCCTCCAAAACTCAGAATTTGCTATCAATTTTTAATGTGAGTGAACCGAATCTTACAAATTTAGCAAAAtaactggaaaaaaatttaaatcctaAGAAACCTCAACACTTTCACATCAAGTCAGGAAATCTGACATACTTATTTACACTAATCCCAATCAAATTTCAACCAATATCAAAATTTCAATACATTTGCACACATAAGAGCTCTAATGTATTCAACAATCGAGTTACTAACTCATGAGTTTATCAGCACACAGTACTCATCAAAGATTAGATATCTTAGCTTGTTCCCAACAAACCCAGATTAGAAATGAACccctaaaacataaaagatcACAAAtttcacacacacaaaaaaaatacaaaagccCATTAAAGATTCACCAGCGCACAATCCAAAAACTCAATCACAACCAAAAACCAATCTTCTTGACCCTAAAAGGACTCAAACTTTGCACCTAAAACAGAGTCAAAAC
This window of the Populus trichocarpa isolate Nisqually-1 chromosome 13, P.trichocarpa_v4.1, whole genome shotgun sequence genome carries:
- the LOC7478900 gene encoding uncharacterized protein LOC7478900; translation: MDFQKKRVQLLAFIVGIIALSITAEKCRQLVGDDNSSQSGKFTIFDCFDMGSGTLACAVKEGVKLYVYNIRSAHVERARNLAIERSLLDAVGQGMSPQDAAKTAQKEGTKAAKLAKQQAKRIVGPVISSGWDFFEALYYGGTITEGFLRGSGTLVGAYAGGFLGDERLGRVGYLVGSHLGSWVGGRIGLMVYDVVDGVHYLLQFVQGEDSEVYESPPDESPESYEHSEFR